A segment of the Streptomyces sp. L2 genome:
TCGATGAAGAGGGCCTCGGCGCGGACGGCGACGGGCCCGTCGGGGCCGCCGATGCGTCCGGTGGCCCGGGAGTAGATCTTGCGTCCGGCGACGGCGGTGACCTCGGCCTCCAGATGCAGCGTGGTGCCGACGGGGACGGGCCGTACGAAGTCGGTCTCCAGCCGGCCGGTGACGGCGATGGTCCGCAGCAGCCAGTTCAGCGAGCCGAGGGTCTCGTCCAGGGCCGTGGCGAGCACACCGCCGTGCGCGAGGCCCGGGGCGCCCTGGTGGGCCGCCTGGACGGTGAACTCGGCGGTGAGGGACACGCCCTCACCGGCGCGGGCCTCCAGGTGCAGTCCGTGCGGCTGCTCGTGCCCACACCCGAAACAGTGTTCGTAGTGGGCACCGAGAGGCTCGCCGGGCGCGGGCGCGTCGGGATGCCGTACCGGTGGGACCGCGTCGGCGGGGGGCTGAAGAGCCGGGGAACTACCACTCACAGCCGCAGACCTTACCCGCACCGCCTGGAGGCGCCTCGCGCTCGCCGCCCTGATTGCCGTCCCTTCCGGGCACCGTGCCAAGCTTGGCTCCATGCAGCTCTCCCCGGCCCCGTACGAAGAACGCCTCACCGCGCCCCGCTCCTGGTGGCTGATCAGCTTCCTCGTGGGCGTCTCGTTCGCCCTGATCCTGCTCCCCTTCGGCACACTGCCGATGCTGGGCGGTCTGGTCGGCGGTACGGCCGCGGCCGCCGTGGTCGCCAGTTCCTACGGCTCCCCGCGCATCCGGATCGTCGGCGACTCCCTGATCGCGGGCGAGGCGAAGATCCCCGTGTCCGCGCTGGGCGAGTCGGAGGTCCTGGACGCCGAGGAGGCCCGCGCCTGGCGTACGTACAAGGCGGACACGCGCGCGTTCCTGCTGCTGCGCGCCTACATCCCCGGGGCCCTGCGGGTGGAGGTGACGGACCCGGCGGACCCGACCCCGTACCTGTACCTGTCCACCCGGGAGCCGGAGAAGCTGGCGGCGGCGATCAAGGCGGCGCGGGGCGCCTAGGCCGCGGGCGCGGGCCGTGCGGCGGGGCGCCCGGGGCAGCGTCTAGGGAAGTTTCAGGGGGTCGGCCGGAGGCTCCAGCGGTGGCAGCTCGGGGAGGCTGTCCCACGGGACCTGGATCTTGCGCAGGTCGGCTCTGATGCGGGCGGCGACCCGCTTGGTGTCCCGGCGGTTCATCACCGCTCCCACCGCCGCGCCGACCATGAAGGGCATGAGGTTGGGCAGGTCGCGGACCATCCGCTTCATGATCTGCTGACGCAGTTCGCGTTTCATCTGCCCGCCGAGGGCCGCGTTGACCGTCGCCGGCTTCATCACGTCGATCCCGCGCTCCCCCGACCAGGAGGACAGATACGCGGTGCTGCGGGCCTTGAGGCCGCCGGGCGGCCGTACGCCGTAGACCTCGTGGAGTTCGGCGATGAGCTTCAGCTCGATCGCGGCGACCCCGGTGATCTCCGCGGCCAGTTCGGTCGGCATCGCCGGTGGCACGGGCAGCATCGCCGCCGCCCCGATCCCGGCCCCGACCGTGGACGTCGCGTTCGCCGCGCCCGCCACGAGCTTGTCGGCGAGCTGTTCCGGCCCCAGTCCGGGGAACTGCCGGCGCAGCGCCGCGAGGTCACGTACGGGGACACGCGGGGCCATCTCGATGATGCGGTCCGTGAGGTACGACAGTCCCGCTCTGGCGCGGCTGCCGCCCTTACGGGTGCCTTCCCGGGCCCTGTCCCGGATCGCCGCGGCCCTGCGCCGGGCGACAGGGCGTGGCGGTGGTGCCGACGCCGGCGGGTCGTCCCGGCCGGCCGCCGGTCCGAGCGAGGCTCCCGCAGGCGGTGAGCCCCGCTCGTCGTCACGCGCGCCGTGGGGGCCGTCGGACGGCCCCGGGTCCGCTCCCGGCAGGGGGAAGCGGCGCTTCCGTGGAGGGGTCGAGCCAGTCACGGCCGACCCGTCCTCAGTCGCAGTCGCGGCAGATCGGCTGGCCGTTCTTCTCGCGGGCCAGCTGGCTGCGGTGGTGCACCAGGAAGCAGCTCATGCAGGTGAACTCGTCCTGCTGCTTGGGCAGTACCCGGACGGCCAGCTCCTCGTTCGAGAGGTCGGCGCCGGGCAGTTCGAGGCCTTCTGCGGCCTCGAACTCGTCGACGTCCACCGAGGAGGTGGCCTTGTCGTTCCTGCGAGCCTTCAGCTCTTCAAGACTGTCCGAGTCGACGTCGTCATCGGTCTTGCGTGGAGTGTCGTAATCGGTTGCCATGTCGCTCTCCCCCTCTGGGTGTCTGCGGTGTCTCCAGCGCACGTAACGCGTGAGAGGCCGGACTTGTGCCCGACCTGAGGCGGAGATTTTGCCTCACATCAAGGTCTGTTACTCAATCGACACCCAACCCGACCCCTCAAGAGTGATCGGCTTGGATGGCGGTGAGGACCGTACACGGTTCCCATAGCGCGCCTCAAAGGCGCCTCACCGTGTACTTCCCGTGATCAGGAGCCCTGAAAACTGGCATTTTCCCGGCTTTCTGTACCACTTCATGATCACAGAGTGTGCATGGCCGGAAATCCGCCCATGTGATCGATCACACAGCAAGAACCTCGTAAGACGGACGGAAAATTCCGCGCAAAGCGAACATCCTCCGCGTGTGTCGGCCCTGTCTCATACCGGCAGGGTGACGCGCATCACGAGGCCGCCGCCGTCTCGCGGCTGGGCAGCGATGTGGCCGCCGTGCGCGCGGGCGACGGAGCGGGCGATGGAGAGGCCGAGGCCCACGCCCTTGTCGCTGCCCGTGCGTTCCGTACGGAGCCGTCTGAAGGGCTCGAAGAGGTTGTCGATCTCGTACGCCGGCACCACCGGCCCGGTGTTCGAGACGGTGAGCACCGCCTGCCCGTGCTGCACCTGTGTGGTCACCTCCACCCAGCCCTCCTCCGGCGCGTTGTAGCGCACCGCGTTCTGTACGAGGTTCAGCGCGATCCGCTCCAGCAGGACGCCGTTGCCCTGCACCACGGCCGGCTTGGTCTCGGCGCGGATCTGCACGCCCTTGGCCTCCGCCTCCGCGTGCACCTGGTCGACGGCCTGGGCGGCCACCTCGGCCAGGTCGACCGGTTTGCGCTCGATGATCTGGTTGTCGCTGCGGGCGAGCAGGAGCAGCCCCTCGACCAGTTGTTCGCTGCGCTCGTTGGTGGCCAGCAGCGTCTTGCCGAGCTGCTGCAGCTCCACCGGGGCGTTCGGATCGGACAGGTGGACCTCCAGGAGGGTCCTGTTGATCGCGAG
Coding sequences within it:
- a CDS encoding PaaI family thioesterase, which gives rise to MSGSSPALQPPADAVPPVRHPDAPAPGEPLGAHYEHCFGCGHEQPHGLHLEARAGEGVSLTAEFTVQAAHQGAPGLAHGGVLATALDETLGSLNWLLRTIAVTGRLETDFVRPVPVGTTLHLEAEVTAVAGRKIYSRATGRIGGPDGPVAVRAEALFIEVKVDHFIDHGRQEEIRAAMSDPDQIRRARAFEVNP
- a CDS encoding DUF3093 domain-containing protein codes for the protein MQLSPAPYEERLTAPRSWWLISFLVGVSFALILLPFGTLPMLGGLVGGTAAAAVVASSYGSPRIRIVGDSLIAGEAKIPVSALGESEVLDAEEARAWRTYKADTRAFLLLRAYIPGALRVEVTDPADPTPYLYLSTREPEKLAAAIKAARGA
- a CDS encoding DUF4193 domain-containing protein, giving the protein MATDYDTPRKTDDDVDSDSLEELKARRNDKATSSVDVDEFEAAEGLELPGADLSNEELAVRVLPKQQDEFTCMSCFLVHHRSQLAREKNGQPICRDCD